One Panicum virgatum strain AP13 chromosome 3N, P.virgatum_v5, whole genome shotgun sequence DNA segment encodes these proteins:
- the LOC120663587 gene encoding purple acid phosphatase 22-like, with translation MATEPAASSPRRDDTRKPHITFLIRTLLLACKIARVAAALIRVLYLVALAAPAKSLLAAATAAFALVNAPCLRYMNQAALGRSFTGTFCGDLLVGAMAHSWRLLVQGLTSLMFLCARADEYVRPPPSPLVLMAHDKPASHPQQVHISVVGAKNMRISWVTDDRSAPSVVEYGRSPGKYTASATGDHITYHYFFYKSGAIHHVTIGPLDPGTTYYYRCGKAGDEFRLRTPPATLPIEFVVIGDLGQTGWTASTLSHIGGGDYDMLLLPGDLSYADTRQPLWDSFGRLVQPLASARPWMVTEGNHEMETLPVVELAPFAAYNARWRMPHAESGSRSNLYYSFDAAGGAAHVVMLGSYAAFGEGSEQRRWLEADLARVDRRRTPWLLVLLHAPWYNTNQAHQGEGERMRLAMERMLYDARVDVVFAGHVHAYERFTRIYDNEADSRGPMYITIGDGGNREGLALRFIEDHKSAHLSVFREASFGHGRLRIVNETSAVWTWHRNDDEYATVRDEVWLESLAAGKQSLATTTGRHTDEL, from the exons ATGGCGAcggagccggcggcgagctcaccccgtcGCGACGACACGCGTAAGCCGCACATCACATTCCTCATCCGCACGCTACTGCTCGCGTGCAAGATAGCCCGCGTGGCCGCCGCGCTGATCCGCGTCCTCTACCTCGTCGCGCTGGCCGCCCCCGCCAAaagcctcctcgccgccgccacggccgccttcGCGCTCGTGAACGCGCCGTGCCTCCGGTACATGAACCAGGCCGCGCTCGGGCGGAGCTTCACGGGCACCTTCTGCGGCGACCTGCTGGTCGGGGCCATGGCGCACTCCTGGAGGCTGCTCGTGCAGGGCCTCACGTCGCTCATGTTTCTCTGTGCCCGCGCCGATGAGTACGTCCGGCCGCCGCCCAGCCCGCTGGTGCTCATGGCGCACGACAAACCGGCGTCCCATCCTCAGCAG GTACACATCTCCGTCGTCGGGGCGAAGAACATGCGCATCTCATGGGTCACCGACGACCGGAGCGCGCCGTCCGTGGTCGAGTACGGCAGATCCCCGGGCAAGTACACGGCGTCCGCGACGGGCGACCACATCACCTACCACTACTTCTTCTACAAGTCCGGCGCGATCCACCACGTCACCATCGGCCCGCTGGATCCCGGCACGACGTACTACTATCGGTGCGGCAAGGCCGGCGACGAGTTCAGGCTccggacgccgccggccaccctgCCCATCGAGTTCGTCGTCATCGGCGACCTGGGCCAGACGGGGTGGACTGCGTCGACGCTGTCGCACATCGGCGGCGGGGACTACGACATGCTCCTGCTCCCCGGCGACCTGTCGTACGCGGACACGCGGCAGCCGCTGTGGGACTCGTTCGGGCGGCTGGTGCAGCCGCTGGCGAGCGCGCGGCCGTGGATGGTGACGGAGGGCAACCACGAGATGGAGACGCTGCCGGTGGTGGAGCTGGCGCCGTTCGCCGCGTACAACGCGCGGTGGCGGATGCCGCACGCGGAGAGCGGCTCGCGCTCCAACCTCTACTACTCGTTcgacgcggcgggcggcgcggcgcacgtGGTGATGCTGGGCTCGTACGCGGCGTTCGGCGAGGGGTCGGAGCAGCGCCGGTGGCTGGAGGCGGACCTGGCGCGCGTCGACCGGCGGCGGACGCCGtggctgctggtgctgctccACGCGCCGTGGTACAACACCAACCAGGCGCACCAGGGGGAGGGCGAGAGGATGCGCCTCGCCATGGAGCGGATGCTCTACGACGCACGCGTCGACGTCGTCTTCGCCGGACACGTCCATGCCTACGAGCGCTTT ACGAGGATCTACGACAACGAGGCCGACAGCCGGGGCCCGATGTACATCACCATTGGCGACGGAGGCAACAGGGAAGGCCTTGCTCTCAG GTTCATCGAGGACCACAAGTCGGCGCACCTGTCGGTGTTCCGGGAGGCGAGCTTCGGGCACGGCCGGCTGAGGATCGTCAACGAGACGAGCGCCGTCTGGACGTGGCACCGCAACGACGACGAGTACGCCACCGTCCGCGACGAGGTCTGGCTCGAGAGCTTGGCCGCCGGAAAACAGAGCCTAGCAACAACCACCGGTCGTCACACTGATGAGCTGTAG